From the genome of Sulfurovum sp. NBC37-1, one region includes:
- the nusA gene encoding transcription termination factor NusA, whose translation MEKILDIIDAIAHEKNISREHALEAFKEALVNTAKKLTSFTSNFEVTIDNDTKTYSVQKVITIVADDDEQLFVEVGKEDNKEMIPSDAVMPLSEAKEFDESLEIGDKLTEEFVLEDYGRTASANLFRELEYHIQRRIEQDLFEKYREKVGTVMLGTVNRIDADDNTHVEIGELKGILTLRNRIKGEKFKRGDTIRALLRYVSVDPQYGLFLELTRTSPKFLEALMASEVPEIADGVVEIVNAARIPGERAKIALKTEQMNVDPIGAAVGVKGVRINAVSEELNGENIDCIEYSPIPEIFITRALSPAITQSIKVDQDEKKAVVNITGDQKAKAIGKSGINIRLASMLTGYTIELNEVEGVTERQPESAAGGEAEKTKDTSALEDLFK comes from the coding sequence ATGGAAAAAATATTAGACATTATCGATGCGATTGCACATGAAAAGAATATTTCAAGAGAACACGCTCTCGAAGCGTTCAAGGAAGCATTGGTCAATACCGCCAAAAAACTGACAAGCTTCACAAGTAACTTTGAAGTGACGATCGACAATGACACCAAAACCTACTCCGTGCAGAAAGTCATTACCATTGTGGCGGACGATGACGAACAGCTTTTTGTCGAAGTGGGAAAAGAGGATAACAAAGAGATGATACCCTCGGATGCTGTTATGCCTCTCTCTGAAGCAAAGGAATTCGATGAATCACTCGAGATCGGTGACAAGTTGACAGAGGAATTCGTTCTCGAAGACTACGGGCGTACAGCCTCTGCCAACCTTTTTAGAGAACTCGAGTATCACATCCAGAGACGTATCGAGCAGGATCTCTTTGAGAAATACAGAGAGAAGGTCGGTACCGTCATGCTGGGAACTGTCAACCGAATTGATGCAGATGACAACACCCATGTGGAGATCGGTGAGCTCAAGGGTATCCTGACACTCAGAAACCGTATCAAAGGCGAGAAATTCAAGCGTGGTGACACCATCAGGGCACTGCTCAGATATGTTAGTGTCGATCCTCAGTACGGCCTTTTCCTCGAACTGACAAGAACCTCACCCAAATTCCTTGAAGCACTGATGGCAAGCGAAGTGCCCGAGATTGCGGACGGTGTCGTAGAAATTGTCAATGCAGCAAGGATACCGGGGGAACGAGCGAAGATCGCTCTGAAAACCGAGCAGATGAACGTGGACCCTATCGGTGCGGCCGTCGGTGTCAAGGGTGTACGTATCAACGCGGTAAGCGAAGAGCTGAACGGTGAGAACATCGACTGTATTGAGTACTCGCCAATCCCGGAGATATTCATCACAAGAGCACTCAGCCCTGCAATTACACAGAGTATCAAAGTGGATCAGGATGAAAAGAAAGCCGTTGTCAATATTACCGGGGACCAGAAAGCCAAAGCCATCGGAAAAAGCGGGATCAACATCCGTCTGGCATCTATGCTGACAGGCTATACCATCGAACTGAATGAAGTCGAAGGCGTGACAGAAAGACAGCCTGAGTCTGCTGCCGGCGGTGAAGCGGAGAAAACGAAAGATACGAGTGCGTTGGAAGATCTGTTTAAATAA
- a CDS encoding triose-phosphate isomerase, protein MIFAANFKMNHTRASTKAYLDALNQKLASKRSEDRVFVFPPSTALDHYDGDFTIGAQNAYLEKNGAFTGEIGLDQLDEFAIKTILIGHSERRDILGEDQAFVAEKFSYFKSQGFEIIYCIGEALEVREAGEEAVMVHLLSQFEGIDLSYEKMIVAYEPIWAIGTGHSATTEAIASTHAALKQHFDRPLLYGGSVKPANIKEITAIESVDGVLVGSASLEVESFTQMIFA, encoded by the coding sequence ATGATCTTTGCAGCCAATTTTAAAATGAATCATACACGTGCATCAACCAAAGCATATCTGGATGCTTTGAATCAGAAATTGGCTTCAAAACGCAGTGAAGACCGTGTGTTTGTCTTTCCTCCTTCAACGGCACTTGACCATTATGATGGTGACTTCACAATCGGTGCACAGAACGCTTATCTGGAGAAGAATGGTGCCTTTACTGGTGAGATTGGCCTCGATCAGCTTGACGAATTCGCTATCAAAACCATTCTCATCGGACATAGTGAACGGCGTGATATTTTGGGTGAAGATCAGGCATTTGTGGCTGAAAAGTTCTCCTATTTCAAATCACAGGGTTTTGAGATCATCTACTGTATCGGCGAGGCTTTGGAGGTAAGGGAAGCAGGAGAGGAAGCCGTGATGGTACATCTTCTTTCCCAGTTCGAAGGGATTGACCTCAGTTATGAGAAAATGATCGTTGCTTACGAACCGATCTGGGCGATCGGTACGGGACACTCCGCCACAACAGAAGCGATCGCCTCTACCCATGCTGCACTCAAACAGCATTTTGACAGACCACTTCTATATGGTGGTTCCGTAAAGCCGGCAAACATTAAAGAAATTACTGCTATCGAGAGTGTGGATGGTGTTTTGGTGGGTTCTGCTTCTCTGGAGGTGGAGAGTTTTACGCAGATGATCTTTGCATAA
- a CDS encoding HP0268 family nuclease, translating into MKLKLARTTLKAKPKTIELKKLEEELANRSIFYFDKDNSHKELKELIEYFEEKGYSVYMREVKYGLDDNEFIYEVHIIA; encoded by the coding sequence ATGAAACTGAAACTTGCTAGAACCACCCTGAAAGCAAAACCGAAAACCATCGAATTGAAAAAACTGGAAGAGGAACTAGCAAACAGATCTATATTTTATTTCGACAAGGACAATTCCCACAAAGAGCTCAAGGAGCTTATCGAGTATTTCGAAGAGAAGGGATATTCTGTTTATATGCGTGAAGTAAAATACGGTCTTGATGACAACGAGTTCATCTACGAAGTACACATCATTGCCTAA